The sequence ATCGACCAGTGTTTAATTATCAGTTCAATTGTTgtacaaaatgaataaatatgtatttctgtgtacaTTTGTTTACTCCCTCAGATAAAAGAGAGTTGAGAATGAATGGAGACATGGACTCTTCCACTAAATGTCCCCCAGGTGGACTTTTCAGTAAGTAATTTGCACTGAGGTTTCCATTCCATGGGGCACATAACATTGACATACAACATCTGTCACCTGTCTGTCATGTCATATTACACGTTCATGGTAAATTAACACTCCTTTATGTAACAAAGTGTAATTCTGACCTGTTAAGcttgtatgtgaatatgtggaTTTGCGTGTTGTTTATACGTGAAACCTCTCATCTTGATTTATAGTGTGGGCTCAGGATGATTTGTTGAAACTTCTGGATGCCATGAAAGTGAACCTGCCACCGTTGGACGTCACCAAATATAAGACATCAGAGTCTCACTTAGACTGGGAGAAGGTGGCTTTTAACTCCTACTCTGGAGAAATGTGCAAGCAGAAATGGCAGGAAGTCTCAAAAGTGGTCAGTCCTTAAAATCGCTGTTCAGATTACTAACAGAGCACCAGTGTGTCTGAAACAACTTCCTTGAAGATGATCTATTTACAGTATTTGTTGTAGATTATTGTACTGTGCAGTTTAAAAATATTGTTTTGTCTGAGAGATTGTAgagtatgtaaaaaaaaaaaaaaccccatttCTTTTAACCATAGATACGCAAATTCCGCACATTATCGGAGATAATAATAGATGCGACGGATTACATCAGGAATCCCTACAAGGGCAAGAAACTGAAggtatgtttttcttttaatattATCTCATGACATAAGTATTATTTAGTGGTGTCTTACTCAACAGACAATGGGGTTATATTACTGTTGAAATTATTTCTCAGTTTCTCTTCagtgtttttgaaaatgtaataatgGTCGTAATTGTTCACTCTTCCGTAGAAACACCCAGACTTCCCTAAGAAGCCCTTGACGCCGTACTTCCGTTTTTTTATGGAAAAGAGGGCGAAGTATGCAAAACTACACCCCGAAATGAGTAATCTTGACCTAACAAAGATCCTCTCCAAGAAATACAAAGAATTGCCAGAGCGCAAAAAGGTGAGGAGAATCTGAGACCAGGTGAAAGACAAAAGAATTAAAGTGGATTGGAGTGAAGGAAACTATTTCAATGTTGCATCCACCTGACATGACCCTGCCTTTTGTTTTGTAAACTATTGCTAAGTTTCACCTATGTTTTTGTCTGActtctatgtgttttacttTGATGCTTTGAACTCAACTGACTTTGTTTTGACCAGACTTTGGTTCTGTCCACAGCAAAAGTATGTTCAGGACTTTCTGAAGGACAAGCAAACGTTTGAGCAAAGTATGCTTAAGTTCAGGTAAGGATATGTGCATGTTGACCCTGCAGAGTTGTGTTTTATCAACTCCTGAAGGATTGTACCTCTGACTGGTTTTACTAGAAAGATCTCAGAGTAGCTTAACTTTTGATAAGGCCAGTAAGCATATGATGCATATGTCTCTCTTTGCCAAATGAGTTTGGATggtatgtgtctttgtgggtGCGTGGACTTTGATGTcttaatgtgcatgtatgtttgtatagaGAGCAACACCCAGACCTGTTGgagaacatgacaaagaaaggATCCAATGTACCCGAGAAGCCCAGGACTCCACAACAGCTGTGGTACAACCATGAAAAAAAGGCCGTCCTCAAAACATCCCCGAGTGTAGGTTTCTTcactctaaacacaaacacacacacacacacacacacacacaatatatataaattaaGAAACCTGGCTGAAACACTGTGCAATCCTTTACTTGTTTTTAGGCAACAACCAAAGAAATCAAGGAGGGTTTGGGAAAGCAGTGGACACAGCTCTCAGACAAGAAAAGGCTTAAGTGGATCGCCAAGTCTCTCGAGCAGCATAAAATATATGGAGTAAGCCACCAGTTTGTGACAACTATTGCATTTATTTTTCCATCTTGTTTGTCAATAAGCAACAAGATGCCAGTACCTGAGTCCTGATGCAATTATGTCAAAATAGCCTTTGATCCCTCTAAATAATTGGTGGTATTTGTCCTCAGGATGTAATGCGAGAGTTCATCCAGGGGCATCCAGAGCTGAACATGACGGAGGAGGACATTGTGAAGTCCACCCTGACCAAGGCCGAGAGACAGCTAAAAGACAAATTTGACGGCCGGCCCGATAAACCTCCACCgtaagtgtctctctctctctctctctctctctctctctctctctctctctctctctctctctctctctctctgtgtatttcacCTTTCCCTCATATGAGTACACTTTCAGAGACACgaacagagggatggagggaaagagcgaGTGCGAAAGGGAGTAACTGTGGTATTTCTCTTAGGAACGGTTACTCCATGTTTTGTGCCGAACTGATGTCCAGCATGAAGGACGTGCCCAGCACGGAGCGCATGGTCATGTGCAGCCAGCAGTGGAAGCTGCTCAAACAAGGCGAGAAGGACGCTTACCAGAAGCGCTGTGAACAGGTCTGTGCACTCAAAACACGTCACGAAAATAATTcatgtgcaaatacacacacacacacacacccacacacatttcatgAATATACACAGttgtagtgtttgtttgttatccCAAGCTAACAGGGTTTTATCCATTGTttccagagaaagaaagagtatgAGGTGGAGATGAACCGCTTCCTTCTTGTGAGTGTTCTCAGTTTTACATTTACAGCGGCCTGTGATGTTAACAATGTTAGCGTATATGTGATCTCATAGCCCATCTGGTTATCTAAGCATGTCTGGGAACTTCATCAATTTCGTTCTGACATTATTTGCTTATTAATTAgcgtgtgtcttgtgtgtgtgtcacagagtaTATCGGAAGAGGAGCAACAGAGAGTTCTGGGAGAGGATAAAATGGCAGGCTTTAAAAAGAGCAGTGGGATCAGCAGTCCGACCACTAAAAAGAAACCCACCAAAGGCAAGGTTAGTGTCCCTTGAAAGAGAAGTGTGTGGCCTGGTTTCTCCTCTTGTGCTGTGACACTTTCATATCTTTTCCATCTTTGCCTCTCTCCTTACTCTTCACTCTGTTTCACTTTTTGTCTCTTCCCCCCTGCGGACACAGAGTGGAGCTGACAAGCCCAAACGGCCCATCTCCGCCATGTTCATCTTCTCTGAGGAGAAACGACCAAAGCTCAAGCATGACCGGCCTGACTTCTCCGAGAGCGAACTCACCAGGAATCTCGCCCGCATGTGGAACGACCTCCCAGAGaagaaaaaggtaaaaacaaagaaagaaacaaaaaaaaaatcagaagagAGCCTGACCAACATAGCCGAGCGCGGAAGAGATTAACTGTGTCAAATCTGCAGGAGAAGTACAAGAACCTGGAGGCGACCCTGAAGGCACAGTCGGAGGAGAAAGGACAGGAAGAAAAGGGCAAGCTTCCGGAAAGCCCCAAGAATGCTCAGGAGATATGGCAGCAGAGTGTCATCGGTGACTACCTGGCCAAATTTAAGGTATTACCCTGAGGTCTAACTAAGACTTAGTCTGACTTTTAGAGGTGTATATAAAGATATGTACTGAGGTTGTGGTAATGTTTGCTTCAAACAGTAGTCAGTAATTATTGATGATCTCCTTTTTAAAAGAATGACCGACCCAAGGCCCAGAAAGCCATGGAGAGCACCTGGAACACcatggagaagaaagagaagatttTGTGGATCAAGAAGGCTGCAGAGGACCAGAAGAGATATGAGGTGCGTAGGGACCCTGAGCCCTGCTGTGTGCATTTTCCCTTGATTCTGTGCTGTGTAATAATAAGACTATTAGTACCCATCTTCAGATTAAATACATTCTTTCAGACctgggtgaaaaaaaaattgatttgtTAGATATGCTGTAACtaaccagacccccccccccccccccccccccctctccacttcATTCTGACAGAGAGAGTTGAGTGAGATGCGCTCCCCACCCCCTATGGTGATCGCTGGCAAGAAGATGAAGTTTGAGGGCGAGCCCAAAAAGCCCCCATCGTGAGTatctcatatatatatgtgtgtgtgtgtgtgtgtgtgtgtgtgtgcgtgcatgtaccTTTGACACACTGGCGGCTGTCTGGCACCAGGCATGTTTTCTTAACGGTTGTTAACACTGCCCTATTGATGGTTGCATGAAGTGTGCTTAACAGTGCCTCCCCCTGAGCATACTCTCCCTTCTGTGCAGGAACGGTTATCAGAAGTTCTCTCAGGAGATGCTGTCCAACGGCGAGCTCAACCACCTGCCCATGAAGGAGCGCATGGCTGAGATCGGGGGCCGCTGGCAGCGGCAGACGCAGAAGGAGAAGGACCGCTACAAGAAAATtgcagaggagaagcagagacagTACAAAGTGCTACTGGAACAGTGGCTGGCGGTGAGTGCCACTACATACCACACCGCGTCATAATGCACCATGCCACTACATACCACACTGTGTCATAATGCACCATGCCACTACATACCACACCGTGTCATAATGCACCATGCCACTACATACCACACCGTGTCATAATGCACCATGCCACTACATACCACACCGTGTCATAATGCACCATGCCACTACATACCACACGCGTCATAATGCACCGTGCCACTACATACCACACCGCGTCATAATGCACCGTGCCACACCACGGATGATCTACTTGCTTGTGAAAGTTTTCTTGGTTACACGTTTGGAAACCTGTTGCTTGTGCACCACGCCAGATGAAGGTAATGTTTCTCATAGTTCCTGTTCCCTGTATTTGTTTGCAGAGTTTGTCCACACAGGAGAGAGCGACCTACAAAGAGTATAATTCACAAGTAAGTTCCTTATTTTAGTCAGATTTTTTTCCACCAGCCTTACTTTTTCAAACCAGAGGATACAATAAAATGAATATATACTTGTTTAACACAGGTAGGCTTGGTTTTGCTCAAGTTGATCTAGAAATGACTAATTtctgtcatttatttttcttctacCATGATAGAAAAGGAAGAGCACGGCAAAGCCCGGTGGCACGAATGCTAAGGTGAAACCTAAGGCAAGGAAGAAGCCGGTGAGTTTTGTACAGAATGTACAGAATACCTATATATTAGATAAATCTTAAATCTTTCAGCAGTTGTTGTCTGTATGATTTGCAAACATGTCACGAATGTCACTGAGTGGCTATTTAAACAAGGACCACAGCTCAATACAAGGTTAAGGggtttagcagacacttttgtccaaagccacttacaaaACGTTAGAAATACATTATACACAACAACAGTATCAATTTAATATAAGTATGCCTCAAAACAAAAtaactaattagacagatgatgAAAGGTGCCTTTTTAATGTACTAAGGCTGTAAAGGCTACACGGATTTTTAGCAAAGCTTTTGTTGATGTGGCAGTCCAGTCTCGTTTAAAACATGGTCCCTCTTCTACTGTCCCTGCCAGGAatcggaagaggaggaggaagaggatgacgatgatgacgaagaggaggagaaggagtccGAAGAAGACTCGTCCAGTGCAGAGgacagtgatgatgaagaggaggatgacgaTGAGGAGGATGtaaggctgtgtttgtgttagcaTTCTCACCCATAGCCTTTGCACTGTTAATGATCataagggaggggggggttgctACTCAAATCATTGTGGAACATTTTGGGTTCAAGTTGTCATGATGCATGTGATTCTTCCTCACTTCTgcagaacaaagacaatgatgatgaagaggcgGACGATAAAGAGAACAAATCAGAGAGCAGCAGTGCCAGCTCTCAGGACTCATCAGGTTCCGGGTCAGACTCCGACTGAGCCAGGTCGGCTCGCTTCTGACCCTAGAGACTTGAGAGCAGCACCCAAGCTGAGCCATGAGTTGCACAGACAGGCTTTCTGTGCCTGTCTTGCACTCCTCTAACCACCAGGGggatctctccctctgcaccaCGTCCACACATCAGTCAGCCTTCCTTGTCGTTCATCTGTTGCGTTTTGTTTTTCGGTCGATGCTCTGTCCACTGCGGCGAAATCATTGGGTAAACTTTTTTGAACCGATGACGCAGACCAGCTTCCACCTCAGCTTCTCCAACACAATGCCCACTCCCATTGGCTTGTCAGGTGGCTTGGCACTGCTAAATGGGTCCTTCTGGTTTTTCTATCTGGCTTCAGTGGCTTTTGATTGCGGTTGTATTTGGGACGCAGTTATCCACACCCCAATCTGACGTTCAGTACATGTGTCTCAACCTGAGCCAAAGAATCTGTCTGTCCACATGGTTATGTCAAGAAGTGCAGGGGACCAAATAATTGCACTCAAAAAGAATGTGCTCTGTTTGttcatctccaccaccaccttcttgtttttctttgtagCTGCTCCGTTACCTCTGGTCCCTTTCTTGTTTCCAGTGATTTGATTGTTTGTATTATAAAAATGATTTGGTTCTTGATGATGTGGTATCTTCAGGAAAATTTAAGCCATTTTGAATGTTCCCCAAGTGAAAGGACACAGTTACCTGACCGCTTGTGCCGCTCATTTAAAAGGCACCTAACCTTGGTTTATGGTTTGTACGGACCATGACTTTCCTGTGTAGGGACACCCTCATGTTTATGAGGAAATCTGGTTATTTTTCTGTAGAGAGCAAAGTTTTTTTTGGCCGCGACAGGCTGGATAGCTGTTCCACTGGCCTCACAAATGGTAGAAAAGGATTAAGGAATGTTCAGTTTTGGT is a genomic window of Clupea harengus chromosome 1, Ch_v2.0.2, whole genome shotgun sequence containing:
- the ubtf gene encoding nucleolar transcription factor 1, whose product is MNGDMDSSTKCPPGGLFMWAQDDLLKLLDAMKVNLPPLDVTKYKTSESHLDWEKVAFNSYSGEMCKQKWQEVSKVIRKFRTLSEIIIDATDYIRNPYKGKKLKKHPDFPKKPLTPYFRFFMEKRAKYAKLHPEMSNLDLTKILSKKYKELPERKKQKYVQDFLKDKQTFEQSMLKFREQHPDLLENMTKKGSNVPEKPRTPQQLWYNHEKKAVLKTSPSATTKEIKEGLGKQWTQLSDKKRLKWIAKSLEQHKIYGDVMREFIQGHPELNMTEEDIVKSTLTKAERQLKDKFDGRPDKPPPNGYSMFCAELMSSMKDVPSTERMVMCSQQWKLLKQGEKDAYQKRCEQRKKEYEVEMNRFLLSISEEEQQRVLGEDKMAGFKKSSGISSPTTKKKPTKGKSGADKPKRPISAMFIFSEEKRPKLKHDRPDFSESELTRNLARMWNDLPEKKKEKYKNLEATLKAQSEEKGQEEKGKLPESPKNAQEIWQQSVIGDYLAKFKNDRPKAQKAMESTWNTMEKKEKILWIKKAAEDQKRYERELSEMRSPPPMVIAGKKMKFEGEPKKPPSNGYQKFSQEMLSNGELNHLPMKERMAEIGGRWQRQTQKEKDRYKKIAEEKQRQYKVLLEQWLASLSTQERATYKEYNSQKRKSTAKPGGTNAKVKPKARKKPESEEEEEEDDDDDEEEEKESEEDSSSAEDSDDEEEDDDEEDNKDNDDEEADDKENKSESSSASSQDSSGSGSDSD